CTTTTGCCGCAGGTCAAAAACGTCGCTTTATTCACGGCGGCCGCCTGTTACCTGCTGGCGTGTTATGGCGGCGGATTCGCCGTCATGCCGGCGCTCGTGGCCGATTCTTTCGGCCCCGCCCATGTCGGCCGGATATACGGCTCCGTCTTGACAGCCTGGGGCGCAGCGGGTATTGTCGGGCCTTTGGTCTTTGCGTGTTTCAGGGAAGCCGCCATTTACACGGCCGCCGGAATGCTGGCGGCCGGACTGTTGCTGGCGCTTGCCTATAAAAAGCCGGAGGCGGCTCCCGCTGGGGCGGATGAAAACGGTGGCCGCGCGGCCCCGCATGAATAATGGAATACGGCGCAACTGGCTTTACGCCTGCCATGTGAAATTTGCGGGTTACCGTGAAAAGGATGGAAAATTATGAATAAAGGAACGGAAAAAAAACTGCGTATGGCGTTTATGGGGTTTCGGCATGGACATATTTTCAGCGTGTATAAAGCCAAGCGCGCCGATGTTGAAATCGCCGGCGCATGCGAGGAGCACGCCGAAACGCGCGCGGCGTTAAAAAAATCTGCGCAGGCGGAAATTACGCATGAGAATTATGAAAAAATGCTGGACGAACTTGATTTTGATATTCTGGCCGTTGGCGATTATTATGCCCGGCGGGGGGCGATCCTTATTGAGGCCTTGAAGCGCGGCAAGCACGTCATCAGCGACAAGCCCATCTGCGTCCGCCTGGCGGAACTTGATGAAATTGAAAATCTCGCGCGGCAAAAACGGCTGGCGGTAGGCTGTCAGTTGGACCAGCGCTCCGGCGGCACCACGCTGGCGATGCGGGATTTGATCCGCGCCGGGGCGCTCGGGGAAATCCACGCAATTGCATGTAACGGCCAGCATCCGTTAAACTACCGGGCCAGGCCGGGCTGGTACTTTGAGGAGGGGAAACACGGCGGCACAATCAATGACATCGCCATTCACGCCTTCAATTCCATTCCCTGGATGACTGGTTTGCGCTTTGTCCGGGTGAATGCGGCGCGCAACTGGAACGCCCGGCTCAAGGAAGCGCCGCATTTCAAGGATGCGGCCCAGTTCATGCTGACCATGGACAACGGCTGCGGGGTCCTGGGCGATGTTTCCTATTTCGCCCCGGACAGTTTCGGTTATTCGCTTCCGCAATACTGGCGTTTTACGATCTGGGGCTCCGCGGGGCTCATTGAGGCGAATCACAAGGACGGAATTTTATACCGGAACGGCGAGAAAGAACCGCGGCCCATTCTGCCGCCGCCGGGGCCGGCCGGTTTTTATTTTGATTCGTTTTTAAGGGAAATCCGGGGGCAATCCGCCGCCGGGGATTTGATGACCGCCGAAGTGATTGAGTCTTCGCGCAATACGCTGCTGACCCAGAAGGCGGCCGACGAAAACCTTCATGACGTGGCGTTATAACCCGGCGGCGCCGGAAAACCAATTGCCCCTCATTTTATGCGATAAGAGGATTTGATGTCAAGCCAGGCCTTGTTATGGAGTATTTTCGGCGTTTTTATGTTCGCGGTCATGGCCTTTGACCTTGGCGTTTTCCAGCGCAAAGACCATACAATCGGCCTTAAAGCGGCTTTAATGCGCTGGGGCTGTCTGGTTGCCTTTGCGTTCATTTTCAACATGGGGGTCTGGTTCTGGCGCGGTTCCGAGAAGGCCCTGGAGTTTACAACCGGTTATTTGATAGAACTCTCCCTCAGCGTGGACAATGTCTTTGTCTTTCTGCTTATCTTTTCCTATTTCCGCGTGCCATCCCGTTACCAGCCCAAAGTCCTTTTCTGGGGGGTGCTGGGCGCATTGATCATGCGGGCGCTTTTTATCGCCGCCGGCATCACCCTGGTCCAGAAGTTTCATTTCATCATTTATATTTTCGGGGCGTTCCTGGTTTTGGCCGGTCTCAAGATGGCTTTTCAGAAAGACCATGAGATTCATCCGGAGAAAAACCCGTTGATCAAGCTGTTTCGCCGGCTGATGCCCGTTTCGGCCGGATATGAAAACGGCCGGTTTTTCGTAAGACGTAACGGCCGGATTTTCGCCACGTCCTTGTTTATTGTGCTGTTGATCGTGGAGACGACGGACATCATTTTCGCGGTTGACTCAATCCCCGCCATCCTTTCCATTACTTTCGATCCGTTTATCGTGTATACCTCAAACGTTTTCGCCATTCTGGGCTTGCGGGCGCTCTACTTTGTGCTGGCGGGGATCGCGCGGCTGTTTTGCTATCTCAATTACGGGCTTTCCGCGATCCTGGCTTTTGTGGGCGTGAAAATGCTGCTCTCCGATATCTGCCATATCCCGGTCGGCGCCGCCTTGGGCGTGATTTTTGTTATCCTGCTTGTTTCAATAACGGTTTCTATCATTCGTCCGCGGAAGGATGCATCAGCGCTGACCCCGGCTTGTTCTTCCAAAGATGACCCGCAGTCCGGCGCCCCCGCCGCCGGTTGACGCGGCCGCCTGGCGCCGTAAATTAAAATGGAAAGCGCTTTTATGCGTAATGCCGTTTCCTTGAAGGGCGGCATGCTCGCGGATGCCCGGCGTCCGGCGGAATCAATTGACAGCGCCGCTGTGGAGCAGGAATGGAACAACACCCGGGATTGGCCGGCGTGCTGGCGGGGGGTGCCGCCCCGTTCCAGGGCCGTTTTGCCGGTTTTCCGGTCTTTCCCCCGCCCAGGTTGTTTTTATTGCCGGCGCTTGAGGTGCGTATTCGTCTTTTTTTCGCTGAAACGGTAGATCGTTTCGCCGGATTTGGTCTTACCCAGTTCCTCGCGCGCCAGCCGCTCAACGTGCTTGGGGTCCGTGGTAAACAGCTCCTGCTGCCTGCGCAACGCCTGAACTTCCTCTTCCTTGCGGCGGTTTTCCTCATCAAGGGCGGTGATCTTGCGCTGGCGTTCCTGGTTCTGCCTGATTTTAGGCAGGAAGGCGCTGATCACGGCAATAATCACTACCGCCGCAAAAACAACCGATGCGATCCGGTAAAGCGTAAGCCAGAATTTCATCCTGCGGAGGCGGCACAAAGGGATAAGGCGCAAAGCCGGAAAGAAAACATAAAATAATCTCCGGCCTTGGCCTAATGCACCTTTGTTGTTTTATGCCTTAATTAAGACCATAAACGGCGTTTTTCCCGAGCATCTCTTCTATGCGCAGCAGTTGGTTATACTTGCATACGCGGTCGGTGCGGCAAAGCGATCCGGTTTTAATCTGGCCGGCATTGACTGCCACCGTCAGGTCGGCGATGGTGGTGTCTTCCGTTTCGCCGGAACGGTGGCTGATGACGGCCGTGTAACCGGCGCGGTTGGCCATGGATATGGCGTCTAACGTTTCGGTCAGCGTGCCGATCTGGTTAAGCTTGATCAAAATGGAATTGGCCGTGCCGCTCGCAATGCCTTTTTTGAGGAATTTGGTGTTGGTGACAAACAGATCGTCGCCGACGAGCTGGATTTTATCGCCGATTTTGTCGGTCATCAGCTTCCAGCCGGCCCAGTCGTTTTCCGCCAGGCCGTCCTCAATGCTGATGATGGGGAATTTTTTTGCCAACTGGGTGTAGAAAGCGATCATTTCTTCCGATGTTCTGGAAGACTTATCGCTTTTTTTGAAGACATAGCGTTTGCCGTCATAAAACTCGCTGGCGGCCGGGTCCAGGGCGATAAAAACGTCCCGGCCGGGCTCGTAACCGGCTTTTGCGACGGCCTTTACGATTACTTCCAGCGGTTCGGTGTTGTTTTTCAGGTTGGGCGCAAAACCGCCTTCATCGCCCACGGCGGAGCTGAGGTTCATGCCTTTCAGGATGGATTTAAGCGCGTGAAACACTTCGGCGCCCATGCGCAAGGCTTCCTTGAAAGAGGAGGCGCCCCTGGGCATGATCATGAATTCCTGCAGGTCAATCGGGGCGTCGGAATGAGCGCCGCCGTTCATGATGTTCATCATCGGCACCGGCAGCACCTTGGCGTTGGCGCCGCCGATATAACGGAAAAGCGGTATTCCCAGGCACTCGGCTGCGGCTTTGGCCGTGGCCAGCGAAGCTCCCAGCGTGGCGTTTGCGCCCAGTTTCTTTTTGGTTTCAGTTCCGTCAAGCTCAATCAGCGTGCGGTCAACTCTTACCTGGTCAATCGCGTCCAGGCCGATGAGGGTATCCTGAATGATCCCATTCACGTTCTTGACGGCCTTCAGTGTTCCCTTGCCGCCGTAGCGTTTTTGATCGCCATCCCGCAGTTCCAGCGCCTCGTGTTCGCCGGTGGAAGCGCCGGAAGGCACTGCCGCGCGTCCGATAATGCCGCCCGTTAAGTGAACCTCAACCTCAACCGTGGGATTGCCGCGCGAATCCAGTATTTCCCGCCCGTGTACGCTGGTGATTTCCGACATGATATTTCTTTCCTTTCCTGGTTTTGAATTGCCGATTAAAATTATTAACGCCGCCATTATAATGTTCCGGTTGGCGGGGGACAAGCCCATAATCCGCGTTTTTGGGAAACGGATTTGTCAGTGATGAATGATGGAATTCATGCAAAAAAAGCGCAGGCAGCCCCTTCCTGCGCAATGGGGACTGGTTCGTTTTCGCGGCTGAACCGTTCCATTTAAACACGATACACTTTAGCGTAGAAGCCCTAAATAAGACCGACGGATCGCCAGCCGGGAAAGGTTTGGATGGCGGCACTGCCGCCTTAGGAAAAACGGCGTTTCAGCAATTGCTGTTTTAATTTCCGGTAGCGCGCGCTGTACCAGGGGGGTGTTTGCGCCTCGCGGTGGTCAAAGCCGAAGGCGCGTTTTTTAACGGCCAGGACCGGCGGCGCCTGGATGCGTTTCGCGATCCCCAGGCCGCAGTATTGTTCCCACCAGCGTTCCAGGTCGGCGATGAAGACGCGATTGTTCTTGAAAATATCGCCGGCCTTCACTTCGCAGCCGATTTCCTTTTCCAGCCTGCCGGCCAGGCGCCAGGCGAGGATTTCCTCCGGGGTAACCCTCTGCCAGCGCTCAACCCAGGCGGCAAAGAGCCGGTCATGATAGGGATAGCAAAGCGGGTCGCCCTGGTTTTTGTCCACGTTCTGTTTTGGGCTGAGCTCCGCCGAGGGTTTTAAGTCAAAACATTCCGCCGGAATGATTTCCCGCTTGAAAATATTCTTGTTCATGAATTTTGCCAGCGCGTAGACTTCGCGCTTCCATAAGTCGCCGAGCGGCGCCAGACATCCGGCCAGGTCGCCGTACATGGTTGTGTAGCCGATTGTCATTTCCGCCTTGTTGGCGTTGCAGGTGAACGCGCCGCCGAAGGCCGCCGCGGCCGCCGCCAGAATCCTCGCGGAGCGGTCGCGGGCCTGGATGTTCTCCAGGATGGGCCCGTTCAGGCGCAACCGTCCCCGCAAGGCGTTGGCAAATGATTTTATGGCCAGATTGTCAATTTGGGATACGGTCAGTTTGACGCTTGGGTCTATGGGGATTTCAACGTAATAACATCCAAGATTTTTTGCGATTGCCCGCGCCAGACGGATGGTAACGGGGGAATTGAAGCGCCCGGGCATGTTTATCAACAGCAGGTTTTTTCGCGGCAGCGTCTGCCGGCAAAGACAGGCCGCGACCGCCGAGTCTATTCCTCCGGAAAGGCCGACGACCATCCGTTTTATCCCGATTTGCTTGAGGAATGACTGCAGTCCGGAGCATAAGGCCTCGTAAATCGCGCCGATGTCGTCTTCGGCTCCGCCGGGTTGCCTGCCGAAAGGCGTGCCGTCCATGGGAATGTCAAAAACCTGTATGTTTTCCTCAAACCGCCTGCCGGCCCGGCGGCAATTGCCGCCGGAGTCGTAGACGCAGGAAGAGCCGTCAAAAGTGTAAACGGTCTTCCCGTTGTTCTGGATGCCGACGTTGTTGACGTAGATAAGCGGCCGCCGGAGGCGGGCGCAGTGCCCGGAAAAAACAGTTTCACGCTTGCGGTTTTTATTGAGAGTGAAGGGCGAGGAGCTGCTGTTAAGGATGATGTCAACGGGGTGTTTCGCCATGATCCGCAGAGGGGAAACGCCATAGTCCGCGTCCCAGGCGTCTTCGCAGAGAATGCAGGCCAGGGCGAGCCCGCAGGCCTTCACCGGCGAAATGAGTTTTTCGGGTTTTTGCCCCAGCTCCTGCGCCAGCTTGCGCAAATCGTAAAAATAACGGCTTTCGTCAAACTCGCGGTAATTCGGCGAGAGGGTTTTTATGACAAAATTGTATGGAGCGCCGCGCGGGCCGATGAATTTTCCCCGCTCGGCGACAAAGAGGGCGTTGTATTTGCGCACTCGGCCATCCTCGTTTTTTCGGCCCCAGTCCATGGCGACGTTGCCGAAGACGACGGTGATGTTTTTTGCGGCCGCGCGAATCCGCTCGCCGCATTCTTCGCATTCGCGCAGAAAGGCGTTCCGTTCCCAGTTGTCGCCGATGAGGTAGCCGGGAATGGCCAGTTCCGGGAAGACGATCAGCCGGGCTTTTTTTTGTTTTGCCGCGGCGATACCCTTCAGCATGGTTGCGGTGTTAAGCGCGGGCTGGCCGGGGACGACATTTATTTGCGCCAGGGCCGCGCGCAGATGTTTTGGTTTGGCATGCATGGGCCGTGCTGATTTAAAGGTATTTGTCTTGTTGCCGGGAAAATATCATTTTTGCCGCGGTTATCAAAGACAAAAAGTATTTCCGGATCAGGGGCTTGAGCGCCGCGCGCGGGCTTGCGGCGGGATTATTTCCTTAATTTTTTTCCTTTTCCGGCGGCCCGGAAAATAGCTTGTCTTGTGATGCAGAATCGGCTAATCGTTATGTTAAAACTCAGGCTTTTTAGTCGCCGGCGAAAGATCGGGGACGGGGCGGACAAAATGAATTTCTATTGCTTGAAATGTTTCTGCGCGGCCATGGCGCTTCTTCTGGCCGGCGGGTGCGCCACTATCCGGCCGCCGGCGGGTGCGCGGCCGCTGGAAAAAAAAATGCTGATTACCGCCTATTGCAAGTGCGGAAAATGCTGCGGATGGGAACGCAACTGGCTCGGGCGCCCGGTCTATGCCGGCGGCCCCTTGAAAGGCAAGCCGAAAAAAGTCGGCGTCACCGCCAGCGGCAAAAAGGCCGGGAAGGGCACCCTTGCCGCCGATTTATCGCTTTATCCTTACGGCACGATCATGTATATTCCCGGCTACGGCTACGGGCGCGTGGAAGATTGCGGAAGCGGCATCCGGGGCAATCATATTGAATTGTTTTTCGGCTCTCACCGGCAAGCGCTCAGCTGGGGCAGGCGGATTATGAAGGTCAGAATCTGGCTGCCGTAGAGACGGCCGATTATTCCGGCCCGGCGGCCATTTGCCGCCGCCGATTGATTATGATCAGCGTTGAACATTTGAATAAGGTTTACCGGCTTTACCACCGGCCTTCCGACCGGTTCCGGGAACTGCTGCGCCCGCGCAAAAAATATCACCAGGATTTTTACGCCCTTCGGGATATTTCCCTGCGCGTCAGACGCGGTGAAACCCTGGGCATTATCGGCCGCAACGGCTCCGGCAAGTCAACGCTCCTTAAAATTATCGCCGGCATTTTAACGCCCACCGGCGGCGGTGTTTTTGTGCGGGGGCGGGTGGCGGCCTTGCTTGAGCTGGGGGCCGGCTTCAATCCCCTGCTGACCGGGATGGAAAACATTTATTTCAGCGGCACGATCATGGGCTATACCAGGCGCGAGATTGACCGGCGGATGGATGAGATGATCGCCTTTGCGGGCGTCGGCGATTATCTTGACCAGCAGGTGCGCACCTATTCAAGCGGCATGTTCGTCCGCCTGGCATTTGCCGTTGCCATCAGCGTGGATCCCGACATCCTGATTGTGGACGAGGCTCTGGCGGTCGGGGATATGAACTTTCAGGCGAAGTGCTTCCGCAAGCTGGCCGATTTCAGGGAAAAAGGCAAAACCGTTATTTTTGTGACCCATGCCCTGGACACCGTCATTCGCTATTGCGACCGGGCCGTTGTTCTTGACCGGGGGCGGCTGGTTGCGGAAGGCGGTCCGAAGCAGGCGGTGGACGCATACAAACGGATCATGGCGGGCTGCGCTTTTCCCGATTCCGGCGCGGATGCCGGGCCGCCGGCCGGCGCGGATGCGCTTTCTTACGGCAACAAGAAAGCGCTCATTGCCGATTGCGGCTTGCATGATGAATCCAACCGCCCGGCCCGTTTCCTGGAAAACGGCCGGCCGTTTACAATCCGGATGAGGGTCAGATTCCTGGATGAAATTGCCGAGCCGATTTTTGCCTTCACCATAAAAGATTTGAAGGGGCTTGAAATAACCGGCACCAACACCGAATACAAGAAAATTTCGCCGGGTATGTTCCGCAAGGGCGAAGAAGTTGAAGTGCGTTTTGAACAGGTGCTCAACATGCAGTCGGGGAGATACGCGCTCTCCCTCGGTTGCGTCGGCTATGATGCGGAGGGCATTGTTGTCTATCACCGCCTTTATGACGCCGTTTTCTTTGAGGTTTCTTCTTTAATGCCCATGGTGGGCTGGTATGATCTGGGGAGCAGTGTTACGGTCAATCGTGTTTAGTCCCGTGTTTGACATTTTGATTAGCTTTTAACCGATGGCGAAACTGATTACAGAATATCATGCCGGCGCCGACCTTTACTCGGACGGCGCGGTTGAGGATGAAATGCTCGGCTGGTTCCAGTCCGGCGCAAATATTTCCGTTATTCTTGCCGCGGACAGCCGCTGGCCGGTCTTGTATCATCTTTCGCCGGAGCGCCGGAACCTGCTGGAATGGTATCCGTTCCGCAGGGACGCGCATTTGCTTGAAGTCGGCGCCGGCTGCGGCGCCTTGACCGGGCTGTTTGCTGAAAAGTCCGCAAAAGTCACCGCGGTTGAGCTTTCCCTCCGGCGCAGCCGGATTATTTACGAGCGGCACCGCGCTCTTGAAAACCTGGAAGTTATCGCCGGCAACATCCGCGATTTGCGGTTTGCGAAAAAATTTGACTATATAACGCTGGTCGGCGTGCTGGAGTATGCCCGTTCGTTGGTTGCGGGCGAATCGCCGGCCGTCCGTCTGCTGGAAATCTGCCGCGGTTTTCTCAAGCCGGATGGCATTCTTTTTACGGCGGTTGAGAACAGGTTCGGCCTGAAATATTTCGCCGGCGCGCGCGATGATCATACCGGCCGCGCGTTTGACGGTCTGGAAGGCTATCCCGCGGGCGGTCC
The Kiritimatiellia bacterium DNA segment above includes these coding regions:
- a CDS encoding MFS transporter, whose product is LLPQVKNVALFTAAACYLLACYGGGFAVMPALVADSFGPAHVGRIYGSVLTAWGAAGIVGPLVFACFREAAIYTAAGMLAAGLLLALAYKKPEAAPAGADENGGRAAPHE
- a CDS encoding ABC transporter ATP-binding protein — translated: MISVEHLNKVYRLYHRPSDRFRELLRPRKKYHQDFYALRDISLRVRRGETLGIIGRNGSGKSTLLKIIAGILTPTGGGVFVRGRVAALLELGAGFNPLLTGMENIYFSGTIMGYTRREIDRRMDEMIAFAGVGDYLDQQVRTYSSGMFVRLAFAVAISVDPDILIVDEALAVGDMNFQAKCFRKLADFREKGKTVIFVTHALDTVIRYCDRAVVLDRGRLVAEGGPKQAVDAYKRIMAGCAFPDSGADAGPPAGADALSYGNKKALIADCGLHDESNRPARFLENGRPFTIRMRVRFLDEIAEPIFAFTIKDLKGLEITGTNTEYKKISPGMFRKGEEVEVRFEQVLNMQSGRYALSLGCVGYDAEGIVVYHRLYDAVFFEVSSLMPMVGWYDLGSSVTVNRV
- a CDS encoding Gfo/Idh/MocA family oxidoreductase; amino-acid sequence: MNKGTEKKLRMAFMGFRHGHIFSVYKAKRADVEIAGACEEHAETRAALKKSAQAEITHENYEKMLDELDFDILAVGDYYARRGAILIEALKRGKHVISDKPICVRLAELDEIENLARQKRLAVGCQLDQRSGGTTLAMRDLIRAGALGEIHAIACNGQHPLNYRARPGWYFEEGKHGGTINDIAIHAFNSIPWMTGLRFVRVNAARNWNARLKEAPHFKDAAQFMLTMDNGCGVLGDVSYFAPDSFGYSLPQYWRFTIWGSAGLIEANHKDGILYRNGEKEPRPILPPPGPAGFYFDSFLREIRGQSAAGDLMTAEVIESSRNTLLTQKAADENLHDVAL
- a CDS encoding class I SAM-dependent methyltransferase, whose translation is MAKLITEYHAGADLYSDGAVEDEMLGWFQSGANISVILAADSRWPVLYHLSPERRNLLEWYPFRRDAHLLEVGAGCGALTGLFAEKSAKVTAVELSLRRSRIIYERHRALENLEVIAGNIRDLRFAKKFDYITLVGVLEYARSLVAGESPAVRLLEICRGFLKPDGILFTAVENRFGLKYFAGARDDHTGRAFDGLEGYPAGGPAETWSRAELSALLKQAGFSAPQYFYPYPDYKLPDEIFSDAFLPETNRILRNAPNYDRVRYRIFDEKLALLNVIANNQFPFFANSFLVLAGPAERLS
- the eno gene encoding phosphopyruvate hydratase, giving the protein MSEITSVHGREILDSRGNPTVEVEVHLTGGIIGRAAVPSGASTGEHEALELRDGDQKRYGGKGTLKAVKNVNGIIQDTLIGLDAIDQVRVDRTLIELDGTETKKKLGANATLGASLATAKAAAECLGIPLFRYIGGANAKVLPVPMMNIMNGGAHSDAPIDLQEFMIMPRGASSFKEALRMGAEVFHALKSILKGMNLSSAVGDEGGFAPNLKNNTEPLEVIVKAVAKAGYEPGRDVFIALDPAASEFYDGKRYVFKKSDKSSRTSEEMIAFYTQLAKKFPIISIEDGLAENDWAGWKLMTDKIGDKIQLVGDDLFVTNTKFLKKGIASGTANSILIKLNQIGTLTETLDAISMANRAGYTAVISHRSGETEDTTIADLTVAVNAGQIKTGSLCRTDRVCKYNQLLRIEEMLGKNAVYGLN
- the nadE gene encoding NAD(+) synthase — its product is MHAKPKHLRAALAQINVVPGQPALNTATMLKGIAAAKQKKARLIVFPELAIPGYLIGDNWERNAFLRECEECGERIRAAAKNITVVFGNVAMDWGRKNEDGRVRKYNALFVAERGKFIGPRGAPYNFVIKTLSPNYREFDESRYFYDLRKLAQELGQKPEKLISPVKACGLALACILCEDAWDADYGVSPLRIMAKHPVDIILNSSSSPFTLNKNRKRETVFSGHCARLRRPLIYVNNVGIQNNGKTVYTFDGSSCVYDSGGNCRRAGRRFEENIQVFDIPMDGTPFGRQPGGAEDDIGAIYEALCSGLQSFLKQIGIKRMVVGLSGGIDSAVAACLCRQTLPRKNLLLINMPGRFNSPVTIRLARAIAKNLGCYYVEIPIDPSVKLTVSQIDNLAIKSFANALRGRLRLNGPILENIQARDRSARILAAAAAAFGGAFTCNANKAEMTIGYTTMYGDLAGCLAPLGDLWKREVYALAKFMNKNIFKREIIPAECFDLKPSAELSPKQNVDKNQGDPLCYPYHDRLFAAWVERWQRVTPEEILAWRLAGRLEKEIGCEVKAGDIFKNNRVFIADLERWWEQYCGLGIAKRIQAPPVLAVKKRAFGFDHREAQTPPWYSARYRKLKQQLLKRRFS
- a CDS encoding TerC family protein; protein product: MSSQALLWSIFGVFMFAVMAFDLGVFQRKDHTIGLKAALMRWGCLVAFAFIFNMGVWFWRGSEKALEFTTGYLIELSLSVDNVFVFLLIFSYFRVPSRYQPKVLFWGVLGALIMRALFIAAGITLVQKFHFIIYIFGAFLVLAGLKMAFQKDHEIHPEKNPLIKLFRRLMPVSAGYENGRFFVRRNGRIFATSLFIVLLIVETTDIIFAVDSIPAILSITFDPFIVYTSNVFAILGLRALYFVLAGIARLFCYLNYGLSAILAFVGVKMLLSDICHIPVGAALGVIFVILLVSITVSIIRPRKDASALTPACSSKDDPQSGAPAAG
- a CDS encoding 3D domain-containing protein; this translates as MNFYCLKCFCAAMALLLAGGCATIRPPAGARPLEKKMLITAYCKCGKCCGWERNWLGRPVYAGGPLKGKPKKVGVTASGKKAGKGTLAADLSLYPYGTIMYIPGYGYGRVEDCGSGIRGNHIELFFGSHRQALSWGRRIMKVRIWLP
- a CDS encoding septum formation initiator family protein, which produces MKFWLTLYRIASVVFAAVVIIAVISAFLPKIRQNQERQRKITALDEENRRKEEEVQALRRQQELFTTDPKHVERLAREELGKTKSGETIYRFSEKKTNTHLKRRQ